A stretch of Imperialibacter roseus DNA encodes these proteins:
- a CDS encoding co-chaperone GroES produces the protein MSKVNFKPLADRVLVEPAPAEEKTASGIIIPDTAKEKPQKGQIVAIGTGKKDEPINVKVGDQVLYGKYSGTEIAIDGKDYLIMRESDIFGVI, from the coding sequence ATGTCAAAAGTAAATTTCAAACCATTAGCAGACAGAGTGCTGGTGGAGCCAGCACCTGCAGAAGAAAAAACAGCTTCTGGTATCATCATTCCCGACACTGCTAAAGAAAAGCCACAAAAAGGTCAGATCGTGGCTATTGGCACTGGCAAGAAAGATGAGCCTATCAACGTAAAAGTTGGTGATCAGGTACTATATGGCAAATACTCTGGCACTGAGATCGCCATTGATGGCAAAGACTACCTTATCATGAGAGAGTCTGACATTTTTGGCGTAATCTAA
- the rimK gene encoding 30S ribosomal protein S6--L-glutamate ligase, translating to MKIAILSRNAKLYSTQRLVEAALQHGHEVDVIDHLKCIIITEQKKPAIYYNGKYLENYDAVIPRIGASVTFYGSAVVRQFEMKKVFSTVESQALIRSRDKLRSLQILSRDGLGLPKTVFTNYSMDVDEIISEVGGAPVIIKLLEGTQGLGVVLAETKKAAASVIQAFHNLKARIIVQEFIKESKGADIRAFVVDGKVVGAMKRQGKEGEFRSNLHRGGSSDIIKLSKVETAAAIKAAKALGLQVAGVDMLQSSRGPLIIEVNSSPGLKGIESATGVDVASKIIQYIEKNAPLSKIQKDKINA from the coding sequence ATGAAAATTGCCATCCTGTCTCGCAATGCAAAACTCTATTCTACCCAACGACTGGTCGAAGCTGCCCTACAGCATGGGCACGAGGTAGATGTGATCGACCATCTGAAATGTATCATCATCACCGAGCAGAAAAAACCAGCCATTTATTATAATGGAAAATACCTGGAAAACTACGATGCCGTCATTCCAAGGATTGGTGCATCCGTGACCTTCTACGGGTCGGCTGTAGTCAGGCAATTCGAAATGAAAAAGGTGTTTTCCACAGTAGAATCTCAGGCCCTTATCCGTTCCAGAGACAAGCTGCGCAGCCTTCAGATACTCTCAAGAGACGGGCTTGGCTTGCCTAAAACGGTATTCACCAACTACAGCATGGATGTGGATGAAATCATTTCAGAGGTGGGCGGTGCGCCTGTCATCATCAAGCTTTTGGAGGGAACTCAGGGGCTTGGCGTGGTGCTGGCTGAAACAAAAAAGGCTGCTGCATCAGTTATCCAGGCTTTTCACAACCTGAAAGCCCGGATCATTGTGCAGGAGTTCATCAAGGAGTCAAAAGGGGCCGACATCAGGGCCTTTGTGGTTGATGGCAAGGTGGTGGGTGCCATGAAAAGGCAGGGGAAAGAAGGCGAGTTTCGTTCCAATCTACACAGGGGCGGTAGCTCCGACATCATCAAACTGAGCAAGGTAGAAACTGCTGCAGCCATCAAAGCGGCCAAAGCGCTTGGACTTCAGGTAGCTGGTGTCGATATGCTGCAGTCGTCCAGAGGGCCATTAATTATAGAGGTGAATTCATCGCCTGGCCTCAAAGGCATTGAGTCTGCCACCGGCGTTGACGTCGCCAGCAAAATCATCCAGTACATTGAAAAGAATGCCCCTTTGAGTAAAATTCAAAAGGACAAAATCAACGCCTAA
- a CDS encoding DUF4249 domain-containing protein, with the protein MRYLIVLLAVCAISCEVVVDVDIPLKPPSITVHSTINPDSTFQVQLTASQNILSNNQFSIIPEATVNIYDGEVLVETLVQNSEDGYQGTLKPVKGHTYTIEASKTNYKTVTATDVVPSQNVKLNKVIFAKNANDEYNQQQYSMTIEFDDPKGENYYEIGLYGPELYYERDEDTGEYVVVDTVMVQYPIDSDDGIFTVEQYYSDRFWTFSDDVVDGKTVKINFNTYIYPFWNEAVDEVEVLVALREISYSMFKYKQTANLQRSLDGDPFAEPVPVYNNVKNGYGIFGAYQQTTSTVTVRKAE; encoded by the coding sequence ATGAGATATTTAATCGTCCTACTTGCGGTTTGTGCAATATCGTGTGAAGTTGTGGTTGATGTAGACATTCCTCTTAAGCCACCTTCTATCACAGTTCATAGCACGATCAACCCCGACAGCACATTTCAGGTGCAACTTACAGCCAGTCAAAATATCCTGAGCAACAATCAGTTTTCGATAATACCGGAAGCAACAGTCAATATCTATGACGGTGAGGTCCTTGTGGAAACCCTCGTGCAGAATAGCGAAGATGGCTACCAGGGCACATTGAAGCCTGTAAAAGGTCACACATACACTATTGAAGCATCGAAAACCAACTACAAGACTGTAACTGCCACAGACGTCGTTCCCAGCCAAAATGTGAAGCTCAACAAAGTAATATTCGCCAAAAACGCTAATGACGAGTATAACCAGCAGCAATACAGCATGACGATTGAATTCGACGACCCAAAAGGCGAGAATTACTATGAAATCGGCTTGTATGGGCCAGAATTGTATTATGAGCGAGACGAAGATACCGGAGAGTATGTTGTCGTTGATACTGTGATGGTTCAATACCCTATTGATAGCGACGACGGAATCTTCACGGTTGAGCAATATTACTCGGATCGATTCTGGACTTTTTCCGACGATGTTGTAGACGGCAAAACAGTTAAAATCAATTTCAACACCTATATCTACCCGTTTTGGAATGAGGCAGTTGATGAAGTCGAAGTTTTGGTTGCCCTGCGGGAGATATCCTACTCTATGTTTAAGTACAAGCAAACCGCCAACCTTCAGCGATCATTGGACGGAGACCCATTTGCCGAACCAGTGCCTGTCTACAATAATGTCAAGAATGGCTACGGCATCTTTGGTGCCTATCAACAGACCACAAGCACCGTTACAGTTCGCAAAGCAGAATAG
- the lptE gene encoding LPS assembly lipoprotein LptE: MRLKNSHLLCLLLLLGGLSGCGVYSFTGANISPDVKTASIQTFYNNSPLGPSNMSVLFTEKLKDYFTKNTSLTLVQDEGDLQFEGTIENYTLTPVAPQANNTSGLSYSALTRITISVKVSYTNTKDETFNYQSRNFSFYRDFDQNSTNLSSEEQSFVEEIFDQIVLDIFNSSVANW; this comes from the coding sequence ATGAGATTGAAGAATAGCCACCTGCTCTGTTTGCTGCTATTGCTTGGTGGTTTGTCAGGCTGTGGTGTCTATTCATTCACCGGTGCCAACATTTCACCTGATGTAAAAACGGCATCCATTCAAACCTTCTACAACAACTCACCGCTCGGCCCATCCAACATGAGTGTGCTCTTTACTGAAAAGCTAAAGGACTACTTCACTAAGAACACAAGCCTCACCCTGGTACAGGATGAAGGAGACTTGCAGTTTGAGGGCACCATCGAAAACTACACCCTGACACCGGTAGCACCCCAGGCCAACAACACATCCGGACTGAGCTATTCCGCCCTGACCAGGATCACTATTTCAGTGAAGGTTTCCTATACCAATACCAAAGACGAAACCTTCAACTACCAAAGCAGAAACTTCTCCTTCTACCGGGATTTTGATCAAAATAGCACCAACCTTTCATCCGAAGAGCAGTCATTCGTCGAAGAGATATTTGATCAGATCGTTCTCGATATATTTAATAGTTCTGTGGCTAATTGGTAA
- a CDS encoding acyl-CoA thioesterase produces the protein MFKYDPNRKYPKETEMKAVIRFQDCDPLQHLNNAKYFDYFFNAREDQVPKLYDIEPSEIFIKYKQSWVVYNHQIAYVRAAMMGEWVTLISRIIWHDKQNVLVEYVMLNKEKTQLKTVLWTHLRYIDVMKGRSADHPEVIENYLKAASIEGFDHTLITFNERIKQIKDGLISL, from the coding sequence ATGTTTAAGTACGACCCCAATAGGAAATACCCAAAGGAGACAGAAATGAAGGCAGTGATTCGCTTTCAGGACTGCGACCCGCTGCAGCATTTGAACAATGCCAAGTACTTCGATTATTTCTTCAATGCGAGAGAGGATCAGGTGCCGAAGCTTTATGACATCGAACCATCTGAAATTTTCATCAAGTACAAGCAGTCGTGGGTGGTGTACAATCACCAGATCGCCTATGTAAGGGCGGCGATGATGGGGGAGTGGGTGACACTGATCTCCAGAATTATTTGGCACGACAAGCAGAATGTGCTGGTAGAATATGTGATGCTCAACAAGGAAAAGACGCAGCTCAAGACCGTGCTATGGACCCATCTTCGCTATATTGATGTGATGAAAGGGCGGTCAGCGGATCATCCGGAAGTGATCGAGAATTATCTGAAAGCGGCTTCCATTGAGGGATTTGACCATACTTTGATTACTTTTAACGAAAGAATTAAACAAATAAAAGACGGACTAATAAGCCTATGA
- a CDS encoding gamma carbonic anhydrase family protein produces the protein MALIKAVKGKYPSFGVNCWFAENATIVGEVEMGNNCTVWFNAVVRGDVNVIKIGDNTNIQDGAVIHCTYQKFATTIGSNVSIGHNAIVHGCTIHDNVLVGMGAIVMDGVVVESEALIAAGAVVLEGTRVESGFIYAGVPARKVKPVSEELRQVFTRTAGNYIKYSEWFK, from the coding sequence ATGGCATTAATCAAAGCCGTAAAAGGCAAATACCCCAGCTTCGGAGTTAACTGTTGGTTTGCAGAAAACGCAACCATTGTCGGTGAAGTAGAAATGGGCAACAATTGTACGGTGTGGTTCAATGCGGTTGTTCGGGGGGATGTGAATGTCATTAAAATAGGTGACAATACGAATATCCAGGACGGCGCAGTGATTCACTGTACTTACCAGAAGTTTGCGACCACCATTGGCAGCAATGTTTCGATTGGGCACAATGCGATTGTGCACGGTTGCACTATACACGACAATGTGCTGGTGGGCATGGGTGCCATAGTAATGGATGGAGTTGTGGTAGAGTCGGAGGCTTTGATAGCTGCAGGGGCGGTTGTTCTTGAGGGAACTAGAGTTGAAAGCGGCTTTATTTACGCCGGAGTTCCTGCCAGGAAAGTAAAACCTGTAAGCGAGGAGCTTCGTCAGGTATTCACACGGACGGCAGGTAATTATATCAAGTATTCAGAATGGTTTAAATAG
- the groL gene encoding chaperonin GroEL (60 kDa chaperone family; promotes refolding of misfolded polypeptides especially under stressful conditions; forms two stacked rings of heptamers to form a barrel-shaped 14mer; ends can be capped by GroES; misfolded proteins enter the barrel where they are refolded when GroES binds) — translation MAKEIFFNTDARNKLKKGVDTLANAVKVTLGPKGRNVILDKKFGAPTVTKDGVSVAKEIELKDPIENMGAQLVKEVASKTADAAGDGTTTATVLTQAIFTVGIKNVAAGANPMDLKRGIDKAVASVVEHLRGQSKTINNSSEIAQVAGISANGDAEIGKMIADAMDKVGKDGVITVEEAKGTETEVRTVEGMQFDRGYLSPYFVTNTEKMEADLENPYILIYDKKISSMKELLPVLEATAQTGKPLVIISEDVDGEALATLVVNKIRGALKVAAVKAPGFGDRRKAMLEDIAILTGGTVISEERGYKLENATLDSLGRAEKINIDKDNTTIVNGAGTAADIKGRVNQIKAQIEATTSDYDREKLQERLAKLSGGVAILYIGAATEVEMKEKKDRVDDALHATRAAVQEGVVAGGGVALIRAIESLDKLKTDNEDQAIGVNIIRVALESPLRTIVENAGGEGSVIVQKIREGKNDFGYNAATDTFENMFKAGVIDPTKVTRLALENAASIAALLLTTEAVVAENPEDEKSMPPMPGGGGMGGMM, via the coding sequence ATGGCAAAGGAAATTTTCTTTAATACCGACGCAAGAAACAAACTGAAGAAGGGCGTTGACACACTTGCAAATGCAGTGAAGGTAACGCTTGGACCTAAAGGTCGGAACGTCATTCTTGACAAGAAATTTGGTGCTCCTACCGTAACAAAAGACGGTGTGTCAGTTGCCAAAGAAATCGAATTGAAAGACCCTATCGAAAACATGGGTGCTCAGCTGGTGAAGGAAGTTGCTTCCAAAACTGCTGACGCTGCTGGTGACGGTACTACTACTGCGACTGTTCTAACACAGGCGATCTTCACAGTAGGTATCAAAAACGTAGCCGCTGGTGCTAACCCAATGGACCTTAAGCGTGGCATCGACAAAGCAGTTGCTTCTGTTGTTGAGCACCTTAGAGGCCAGTCAAAAACCATCAATAACTCTAGCGAAATCGCTCAGGTAGCTGGTATCTCTGCTAATGGTGATGCTGAAATCGGTAAAATGATTGCCGATGCAATGGACAAAGTGGGTAAAGACGGTGTGATCACCGTTGAAGAAGCTAAAGGAACGGAAACTGAGGTAAGAACTGTAGAAGGTATGCAGTTTGACCGTGGTTACCTTTCTCCATACTTCGTGACTAACACGGAGAAAATGGAGGCTGACCTTGAGAACCCTTACATCCTGATCTACGACAAGAAGATCAGCAGCATGAAGGAATTGCTTCCTGTACTTGAAGCAACTGCTCAAACAGGCAAGCCACTTGTTATCATCTCTGAAGATGTAGACGGCGAAGCGCTTGCTACGCTTGTGGTAAACAAAATCCGTGGTGCACTAAAAGTAGCTGCTGTGAAGGCTCCTGGCTTCGGCGACCGCAGAAAAGCAATGTTGGAAGACATCGCTATCCTGACAGGTGGTACTGTAATCTCAGAAGAAAGAGGTTACAAGCTGGAAAACGCTACACTTGACTCACTTGGAAGAGCGGAGAAAATCAACATCGACAAAGACAATACTACTATTGTTAATGGTGCTGGTACTGCTGCTGACATCAAAGGTCGTGTGAACCAAATCAAAGCGCAGATCGAAGCAACAACTTCTGACTACGATCGTGAGAAACTTCAGGAAAGACTTGCTAAGCTTTCTGGTGGCGTAGCTATACTTTACATCGGTGCTGCCACTGAAGTGGAAATGAAAGAGAAGAAAGACAGAGTAGATGATGCCCTTCACGCTACAAGAGCCGCCGTTCAGGAAGGCGTAGTAGCTGGTGGTGGTGTTGCACTTATCCGTGCCATCGAATCTCTTGACAAACTGAAAACTGACAACGAAGACCAGGCGATTGGTGTGAACATCATCCGTGTAGCTTTGGAGTCTCCTTTGAGAACCATCGTTGAAAACGCTGGCGGTGAAGGTTCAGTGATCGTTCAGAAAATCAGAGAAGGCAAAAATGACTTCGGTTACAATGCTGCCACTGACACTTTCGAAAACATGTTCAAGGCTGGTGTGATTGACCCTACTAAGGTAACTCGCCTTGCGCTTGAAAATGCTGCCTCTATCGCTGCACTTCTGCTTACTACCGAAGCTGTAGTAGCTGAGAACCCAGAAGATGAGAAGTCTATGCCTCCAATGCCAGGTGGCGGAGGAATGGGCGGAATGATGTAA
- a CDS encoding phage holin family protein produces MNFLIKLLLSAISVILTSYLLPGVTVEGFWVAFLVAVFLSLLNVTLKPILVLFTIPITFLTLGLFLLVINALIIMIADYFIDGFYIDNFWWALAFSLILSIINSMLNELSAKSDNPDRRR; encoded by the coding sequence ATGAATTTCCTGATCAAGCTTCTACTCTCAGCTATTTCGGTAATCCTTACGTCTTACTTATTACCAGGGGTTACTGTCGAAGGATTTTGGGTTGCCTTTCTGGTGGCGGTGTTTCTTTCGCTGCTCAACGTAACGCTAAAGCCAATTCTGGTGTTGTTTACCATTCCCATTACTTTCTTAACGCTGGGATTGTTTCTTTTGGTGATCAACGCACTGATCATTATGATTGCCGACTACTTTATCGATGGTTTCTATATAGATAACTTCTGGTGGGCACTTGCCTTCAGTCTTATCCTCTCCATCATCAATTCTATGCTGAATGAGCTGAGCGCCAAATCAGACAACCCTGACCGTCGTCGTTAG
- the miaB gene encoding tRNA (N6-isopentenyl adenosine(37)-C2)-methylthiotransferase MiaB encodes MDQIINDIDIISPEEAACETVKISKESNNPTARKMYIESYGCQMNFSDSEIVTSILKKDGFDTTSSYEDADLILLNTCSIREKAEQTVRHRLGQFQTVKKRKPEVLIGVLGCMAERLKSKLLEEEKIVDLVVGPDAYRDLPLLVGQAEEGEKGVNTFLSREETYADISPVRLNSNGVTAFISIMRGCDNMCSFCVVPFTRGRERSRDPYSIVAEATQLFSDGYREVTLLGQNVDSYKWSHLENNKARLEKEGIEDVVNFAHLLEMVARVHSDLRIRFSTSHPKDITDEVLHTMKKYDNICKYIHLPVQSGSSAVLDRMNRTYDREWYINRVDAIRRILGEDCGISSDMIAGFCNETEEEHQDTLSLMDYVTYDFAYMFYYSERPGTLAAKKYVDDIPLEVKKRRLQEIIDKQRLHALERNQRELNKVHTVLIEGASKKSELHLQGRNSANKVIVFPKEHFKKGQYVDVLVKECTGGTLLGEAVK; translated from the coding sequence ATGGATCAAATAATTAACGACATAGACATCATCTCTCCGGAGGAAGCCGCCTGCGAGACTGTCAAAATATCAAAGGAGTCGAATAACCCCACAGCAAGAAAAATGTACATCGAGTCGTACGGCTGCCAGATGAATTTTTCAGACAGTGAAATAGTGACTTCTATTCTAAAAAAAGATGGCTTTGACACTACCTCTTCTTACGAGGATGCTGACCTTATTTTACTAAACACCTGCTCTATCAGAGAAAAAGCGGAGCAAACTGTCAGACACCGCCTTGGTCAGTTTCAAACCGTAAAAAAACGCAAGCCGGAAGTGCTCATTGGGGTGTTGGGCTGTATGGCTGAGCGACTAAAGTCAAAGTTGCTGGAGGAAGAAAAGATCGTGGACCTGGTTGTGGGCCCGGATGCTTACAGAGACCTCCCACTGCTGGTTGGGCAAGCCGAAGAAGGCGAAAAAGGCGTCAACACGTTCCTTTCAAGAGAAGAAACCTACGCCGATATCAGTCCGGTAAGGCTCAATTCCAACGGTGTAACAGCCTTTATCTCTATCATGAGGGGCTGCGACAACATGTGCTCCTTCTGTGTTGTGCCCTTCACCCGTGGCAGAGAGCGCAGCCGTGACCCCTACTCTATAGTGGCTGAAGCCACCCAACTGTTCAGCGATGGCTACAGGGAGGTGACGCTGCTGGGCCAAAACGTAGACTCCTATAAATGGTCCCACCTGGAAAATAACAAGGCAAGACTGGAGAAAGAGGGAATAGAGGACGTCGTCAACTTTGCCCACCTGCTCGAAATGGTGGCAAGGGTACATTCTGACTTGAGGATCAGGTTTTCTACCTCGCACCCAAAAGACATTACCGACGAGGTGTTGCATACAATGAAAAAGTATGACAACATCTGCAAATACATTCACTTGCCAGTTCAAAGCGGGAGCTCAGCCGTACTTGACAGAATGAACCGCACCTACGACCGTGAGTGGTATATCAACCGGGTAGATGCCATTCGCCGGATACTCGGCGAAGATTGTGGCATTTCGTCCGACATGATTGCGGGCTTTTGCAACGAAACCGAGGAAGAGCACCAGGATACGCTGTCGCTGATGGACTACGTGACCTACGACTTTGCCTACATGTTTTATTATTCAGAGCGGCCTGGCACGTTGGCAGCAAAAAAGTATGTAGACGACATACCGCTGGAGGTGAAGAAACGCAGGCTGCAGGAGATCATCGATAAACAAAGGCTTCATGCACTGGAAAGAAATCAGCGAGAGTTGAATAAAGTACATACAGTACTGATTGAAGGAGCTTCCAAAAAGTCTGAATTACATCTTCAGGGCCGCAATTCAGCCAACAAAGTAATCGTTTTCCCGAAGGAGCATTTCAAAAAAGGACAGTATGTCGATGTGCTGGTAAAAGAATGCACAGGCGGAACGCTCCTTGGAGAGGCCGTGAAGTAA
- a CDS encoding TonB-dependent receptor, producing the protein MRYLLLFNLLCVTTITLAQSNTISGYVRDRETGESLIGANVFDKSTLKGTTTNHFGYYTLPLSYSEVHLVFSYVGYLPIDTLINLNGNVELSIRLIPQSMLDEIVVTAEEDLVDMPQMSRIGIPVDQIKSLPALAGEVDIFKALQLMPGIQSGSEGSSGLYVRGGGPDQNLILLDGVPVYNASHLFGFFSVFNADAINNVEVIKGGFPARYGGRLSSVIDISMKEGNNQKLKGTGSIGLISSKLTLEGPLKKEKSSFIVSARRTYIDILARPLIKATTDGGETAGYFFYDLNAKVNYTFSDRDRIYLSTYTGDDKAYARSKDFYISDNTRYDYKDEFGLKWGNITSAFRWNHVFTPKIFSNVTATYSKYQFDIFQEYYNKSTTPTETTEDSGATRYFSGIHDLALKTDFEFTPHIDHQLRAGASAIHHTFNPGILAYTASNDADTTLGSSKTRGLELATYFEDDWTISKAIRVNAGVHFSAFNVNNIWYQKVQPRINARYLFDSGLAIKASYATMAQFIHLLTNSSIGLPTDLWVPATKNIKPQYSSQVAIGVAKNITKTYEVSIEAYYKDMTNLIEYSEGASYLDPQKDWQDKVSTGNGVSYGTELLIQKKTGRFSGWIGYTLSRTERTFPDLNFGKTYPYKYDRRHDVSLVGIYKLRDDFELSATWVYGTGNAVSLPEERYAGQGQFNGGPGRPTYYFYDELLYYPSRNNYRMRAYHRLDVSVSKTKKKKWGQQTWSFGAYNAYSRSNPFFMDIGYDRSGNKKFKQYSLFPIIPSVRYNFEF; encoded by the coding sequence ATGAGATACCTGCTACTTTTTAACCTTTTATGTGTTACAACTATTACCCTTGCTCAATCGAACACCATTTCAGGTTACGTACGGGATCGTGAAACAGGTGAAAGCCTTATCGGTGCCAATGTGTTTGATAAAAGCACTTTGAAAGGCACCACTACGAATCATTTTGGTTATTACACGCTGCCCCTATCCTACTCAGAGGTTCACCTGGTTTTTTCATATGTCGGCTATTTACCCATAGATACACTCATCAATCTTAATGGCAATGTGGAGCTTTCCATCCGGCTGATACCACAAAGCATGCTCGATGAGATAGTGGTGACGGCCGAAGAAGACCTCGTCGATATGCCACAAATGAGTAGAATCGGGATTCCCGTAGACCAGATCAAATCGCTCCCTGCCCTGGCTGGCGAGGTCGACATTTTCAAAGCTTTGCAGCTTATGCCAGGCATTCAATCAGGTTCAGAAGGTAGCAGTGGTTTGTATGTGCGTGGTGGCGGGCCTGATCAAAACCTCATCCTTCTTGATGGCGTGCCGGTTTACAATGCCTCTCACCTGTTCGGCTTCTTCTCTGTTTTTAATGCGGACGCTATCAATAATGTGGAGGTTATCAAGGGCGGCTTCCCTGCCCGCTATGGAGGCAGGTTGTCTTCAGTAATTGACATCTCCATGAAAGAGGGCAACAACCAAAAATTGAAAGGCACCGGTTCTATCGGCCTTATTTCGTCAAAGCTTACACTGGAAGGCCCGCTGAAAAAGGAAAAATCGTCGTTTATCGTTTCCGCCCGCCGAACTTATATCGACATTCTGGCGAGGCCCCTGATCAAGGCGACAACCGACGGTGGAGAAACAGCCGGCTACTTTTTTTACGACCTCAACGCCAAGGTCAACTACACCTTCTCCGACCGGGACAGAATTTACCTCAGCACCTACACAGGCGACGACAAGGCCTATGCCAGAAGCAAAGATTTTTATATATCAGATAATACCAGATACGACTACAAAGATGAATTTGGCCTCAAATGGGGCAATATCACTTCCGCCTTCAGGTGGAACCACGTTTTCACTCCCAAGATCTTCAGCAACGTAACAGCTACCTATAGCAAGTATCAGTTCGACATTTTTCAGGAATATTACAACAAATCAACCACCCCTACCGAAACAACCGAGGACAGCGGTGCCACCCGGTATTTCTCAGGTATTCACGACCTGGCACTTAAAACAGACTTTGAGTTTACCCCCCATATCGACCATCAGCTAAGAGCAGGGGCCAGCGCCATCCATCACACCTTCAATCCCGGTATTCTGGCCTACACTGCCTCGAACGATGCGGACACCACCCTTGGCTCCAGCAAAACCAGAGGACTGGAACTTGCCACCTATTTTGAAGATGACTGGACTATTTCGAAAGCGATCAGAGTCAATGCTGGAGTTCACTTTTCAGCCTTCAATGTCAATAATATTTGGTACCAAAAAGTGCAACCCAGGATCAACGCCCGTTACCTGTTCGACAGCGGGCTGGCCATCAAAGCTTCTTATGCCACCATGGCGCAGTTCATTCACTTGCTCACCAACAGCAGCATAGGCCTCCCTACCGACTTATGGGTACCTGCCACCAAAAACATCAAGCCTCAATACTCTTCTCAGGTGGCCATTGGTGTAGCCAAGAACATCACCAAAACCTACGAAGTGAGCATTGAGGCTTATTACAAGGACATGACCAACCTGATCGAGTACAGCGAAGGCGCCAGCTACCTCGACCCTCAGAAAGACTGGCAAGACAAAGTATCAACAGGCAACGGAGTGAGTTATGGCACAGAGCTGCTCATCCAGAAAAAGACCGGGAGGTTCTCCGGGTGGATAGGTTACACGCTTTCAAGAACTGAGAGAACCTTCCCCGATTTGAATTTCGGTAAAACCTATCCTTATAAATACGACAGACGCCATGATGTGAGCCTTGTGGGCATCTATAAACTTCGGGACGATTTTGAGCTGAGCGCAACCTGGGTGTACGGCACGGGCAATGCAGTGAGCTTGCCCGAAGAAAGGTACGCCGGTCAGGGTCAATTCAACGGCGGGCCAGGTCGTCCAACCTATTATTTTTATGATGAGCTCCTTTATTACCCATCACGGAATAATTATCGAATGCGGGCTTACCACCGCCTCGATGTGAGTGTGAGCAAGACAAAGAAAAAGAAGTGGGGGCAGCAAACCTGGTCCTTTGGCGCATACAATGCATATAGTCGGTCGAACCCGTTCTTTATGGACATTGGGTACGATAGAAGTGGCAACAAAAAATTTAAGCAGTACAGCTTATTCCCAATTATCCCGTCTGTTCGTTACAACTTTGAATTCTAA
- a CDS encoding DinB family protein, with amino-acid sequence MSQYLVSQVLDQRPAYDEYPAFYHKYVDALPSGNLLHILEDQLHTFSFMLERIEKDQWDYRYAEGKWSVKEVLGHIIDAERVFAFRAATFARGDKNELPGFDENAYVEESDLAGVSPESLLLQFSHLRKSNILLYASFTREAISRTGVSNGKSISVAAIVFITAGHLQHHMNILKERYGL; translated from the coding sequence ATGAGTCAGTATTTAGTTTCGCAGGTGTTGGATCAGAGGCCGGCTTACGATGAGTATCCGGCTTTCTATCACAAATATGTCGACGCACTTCCATCAGGCAATTTGCTGCATATTCTCGAGGACCAGCTTCACACATTTTCTTTCATGCTTGAGAGAATCGAAAAAGACCAGTGGGACTATCGGTATGCCGAAGGTAAATGGTCGGTAAAAGAGGTGCTTGGGCATATTATCGACGCAGAAAGGGTGTTTGCTTTCAGAGCGGCCACGTTTGCCAGAGGCGATAAAAACGAGCTTCCGGGGTTTGATGAGAACGCCTATGTTGAAGAAAGTGACCTTGCCGGGGTCAGCCCTGAAAGCCTGCTGCTGCAGTTCAGCCATTTGAGGAAGAGCAACATTCTGCTCTATGCTTCATTCACCAGGGAGGCGATTTCGAGAACGGGCGTTTCCAATGGGAAGTCAATTAGTGTGGCTGCGATTGTATTCATTACTGCCGGCCATTTGCAGCACCATATGAATATATTGAAAGAACGTTACGGCCTGTAG
- the secG gene encoding preprotein translocase subunit SecG: MLAVIIGLTILAALLLVLVVLAQNSKGGGLSSQFGGAGASQVMGVKKTGDILEKATWGLAIAIMVLSLSTNFFLDTAARDSGINSPNINRAQEKTIIPGMPTDGGAEEEALPLNLDTDTTQQ; encoded by the coding sequence ATGTTAGCAGTAATAATAGGTTTAACAATACTCGCAGCTTTATTGCTTGTATTAGTAGTATTGGCACAAAATTCTAAAGGTGGTGGCCTTTCCAGCCAGTTTGGTGGAGCAGGTGCCAGCCAGGTAATGGGTGTGAAAAAAACAGGCGACATTCTTGAAAAAGCAACATGGGGCTTGGCTATCGCCATCATGGTTTTAAGTCTGTCAACCAATTTCTTTCTTGACACAGCCGCCAGAGACTCTGGAATAAATAGCCCCAACATTAACAGAGCTCAGGAGAAAACAATCATACCTGGCATGCCAACGGATGGTGGCGCTGAAGAAGAGGCTCTTCCGTTGAACCTGGACACTGACACTACTCAGCAGTAA